From Salinirubellus salinus, the proteins below share one genomic window:
- a CDS encoding ammonium transporter: MQVDAGSVATSINYVWVLTVTFLIFFMHAGFAMLEAGQVRSKNVANQLTKNMLTWSVGVIMFFLVGATVEAVIAGVTTGGNYSLFAIFSPESTLGWVDWLFGAVFAMTAATIVSGAVAGRMKLRAYVTYTIFLAGVIYPVVTGLTWAGGALDAFGFHDFAGGMIVHGMGGIAGLTAAAIVGPRLDRFNDDGSANVIPGHSITFAVLGTLILCFGWYGFNVGTAAAPIAGDATALADFGYVGRVALTTTLGMAAGALGAAGVATLKTGKVDTLYVANGMLAGLVGITSNTDIITWWAALVIGGLAGAQLPIVFELVEKYLKIDDVCAVFPVHGSAGVLGALLVGIPIFTVPGAGVSLVNQVVFVAVIAGWTILATALVFGVLKAMGQIRVSREHELDGLDVSEHGVDTYPEFGRPDTATDGGVPSGRLKTDGGVDEEEVN, from the coding sequence ATGCAGGTGGACGCCGGGTCCGTCGCGACCAGCATCAACTACGTGTGGGTGCTGACCGTGACGTTCCTCATCTTCTTCATGCACGCCGGCTTCGCGATGCTGGAGGCCGGCCAGGTCCGCTCGAAGAACGTCGCGAACCAGCTGACGAAGAACATGCTCACGTGGTCCGTGGGCGTCATCATGTTCTTCCTGGTGGGCGCGACCGTCGAGGCGGTCATCGCGGGAGTGACGACGGGTGGGAACTACTCCCTGTTCGCCATCTTCAGCCCCGAGTCGACGCTCGGCTGGGTCGACTGGCTGTTCGGCGCCGTCTTCGCGATGACGGCGGCGACCATCGTGAGCGGGGCGGTGGCGGGTCGGATGAAACTGCGTGCGTACGTCACGTACACGATCTTCCTCGCGGGCGTCATCTACCCCGTGGTGACGGGCCTGACGTGGGCCGGCGGGGCGCTCGACGCCTTCGGCTTCCACGACTTCGCGGGCGGCATGATCGTCCACGGGATGGGCGGCATCGCCGGCCTGACGGCGGCGGCCATCGTCGGTCCCCGCCTCGACCGGTTCAACGACGACGGGAGCGCCAACGTCATCCCCGGGCACTCGATCACCTTCGCGGTGCTGGGGACGCTCATCCTCTGTTTCGGCTGGTACGGCTTCAACGTCGGCACGGCCGCTGCACCCATCGCGGGTGACGCGACCGCGCTCGCCGACTTCGGCTACGTCGGCCGCGTCGCGCTGACCACGACCCTCGGGATGGCCGCCGGCGCGCTGGGCGCCGCGGGCGTCGCGACGCTCAAGACCGGCAAGGTCGACACGCTGTACGTCGCCAACGGGATGCTCGCCGGCCTCGTCGGTATCACCTCGAACACCGACATCATCACGTGGTGGGCGGCGCTCGTCATCGGCGGGCTCGCCGGTGCGCAGCTCCCCATCGTCTTCGAACTGGTCGAGAAGTACCTCAAGATCGACGACGTCTGCGCGGTGTTCCCCGTCCACGGGAGTGCGGGCGTGCTGGGCGCGCTGCTGGTCGGCATCCCCATCTTCACGGTCCCCGGAGCGGGTGTGAGCCTCGTCAACCAGGTCGTGTTCGTCGCGGTCATCGCAGGCTGGACCATCCTCGCGACGGCGCTGGTGTTCGGCGTCCTCAAGGCGATGGGCCAGATCCGCGTCTCCCGCGAGCACGAACTCGACGGGCTGGACGTCTCGGAACACGGCGTCGACACCTACCCCGAGTTCGGCCGCCCGGACACCGCCACGGACGGCGGCGTCCCGAGCGGGCGACTGAAGACGGACGGTGGTGTGGACGAGGAAGAGGTGAACTGA
- a CDS encoding Lrp/AsnC family transcriptional regulator, which translates to MAGTPDRDVSGGGGGREPRGWVPDEQVRELERAGRIEGFVPRADLAALGVQTVLVFCRVDGDLESLVADHAGPITDAHETTGPWDALLVTRFREAGGLERFLGRLATDDRVGVVAANVVSRTVLEYDAPPLD; encoded by the coding sequence GTGGCGGGCACCCCCGACCGGGACGTCTCCGGCGGGGGTGGGGGTCGCGAACCACGCGGGTGGGTCCCCGACGAGCAGGTGCGTGAACTCGAACGCGCCGGGCGGATAGAGGGGTTCGTCCCGCGGGCGGACCTCGCGGCCCTCGGCGTCCAGACGGTGCTCGTGTTCTGTCGCGTCGACGGTGATCTGGAGTCGCTGGTCGCAGACCACGCGGGTCCCATCACCGACGCGCACGAGACGACCGGTCCGTGGGACGCGCTGCTCGTGACCCGGTTCAGGGAGGCGGGCGGTCTCGAGCGGTTCCTCGGGCGGCTGGCGACCGACGACCGAGTCGGGGTGGTAGCGGCGAACGTCGTCTCGCGGACGGTGCTGGAGTACGACGCCCCCCCGCTCGACTGA
- a CDS encoding P-II family nitrogen regulator — MSANDGEVKLVMAYIRPDKLGDVKKALADVGAPSITVTSVSGRGSQPARKGQYRGEEYTVDLHQKTKVECVVADIPAEDVVAAIVEGAKTGEPGDGKVFVLPVESATQIRTDKTGPEAV; from the coding sequence ATGAGCGCCAACGACGGCGAGGTCAAGCTCGTCATGGCGTACATCCGCCCGGACAAACTGGGCGACGTGAAGAAGGCGCTGGCCGACGTCGGCGCACCCTCGATAACGGTCACCTCGGTCTCCGGCCGCGGCTCGCAGCCGGCCAGGAAGGGCCAGTACCGGGGCGAGGAGTACACGGTCGACCTCCACCAGAAGACGAAGGTGGAGTGTGTCGTCGCGGACATCCCGGCCGAGGACGTGGTCGCCGCCATCGTCGAGGGCGCCAAGACCGGCGAACCCGGCGACGGCAAGGTGTTCGTCCTGCCCGTCGAGTCCGCGACGCAGATCCGGACGGACAAGACGGGGCCCGAGGCGGTCTGA
- a CDS encoding ammonium transporter: protein MLGLLPIQGDITAIADSINAVWVLTVTFLIFFMQPGFALLEAGQVRAKNAGNVVMKNMMDWGMGVLVFFLVGAGVSALAGYATTPGASLDVSSAFAYVNSPGAWIGWLFGAVFAMTAATIVSGAVAERMKFSAYVVYAFAMVAFIYPVVSGFAWGGDGLLSSAGYIGQALGGVGYKDFAGATVVHALGGIAGLTAAYMVGPRTGRFDSEGNARPIPGHSVLFAVIGTLILAFGWYGFNVGTQATVLTGEGAFNGEALGRVALNTTLAMGAGMVASTLVTTFWEGKPDPLFAANGLLAGLVAITGACVHVSWPGALVIGIVGGAQTPLVYRWVVDNLKIDDVCGVFAVHGSAGFIGTMLIPFFDVAGFSLNQLLMQVAGTLVVGTWTVLVTMVVLGVIGATIGLRVSEEEEELGLDRGEHGLDTYPEFTAGDEPGALADGGVRVETDGGVTTAFTHFGDAADDEEVDE, encoded by the coding sequence ATGTTAGGGTTACTCCCGATTCAGGGTGACATCACCGCCATCGCGGACAGCATCAACGCGGTGTGGGTGCTCACCGTCACCTTCCTCATCTTCTTCATGCAGCCGGGGTTCGCGCTGCTGGAGGCCGGCCAGGTCCGCGCGAAGAACGCGGGCAACGTCGTGATGAAGAACATGATGGACTGGGGGATGGGGGTACTGGTCTTCTTCCTCGTCGGCGCGGGCGTCTCCGCGCTGGCCGGGTACGCGACCACGCCGGGGGCGTCGCTCGACGTCTCCTCGGCGTTCGCGTACGTGAACAGCCCAGGGGCGTGGATCGGCTGGCTCTTCGGCGCGGTGTTCGCCATGACGGCGGCGACCATCGTCTCGGGGGCGGTCGCGGAGCGGATGAAGTTCTCCGCGTACGTCGTCTACGCGTTCGCCATGGTGGCGTTCATCTACCCGGTCGTCTCCGGGTTCGCGTGGGGCGGTGACGGCCTGCTCTCGAGTGCCGGCTACATCGGGCAGGCGCTCGGCGGCGTCGGCTACAAGGACTTCGCGGGCGCGACGGTCGTCCACGCGCTGGGCGGCATCGCCGGCCTGACGGCGGCGTACATGGTCGGCCCGCGCACGGGTCGCTTCGACAGCGAGGGGAACGCCCGCCCGATTCCGGGGCACAGCGTGCTGTTCGCGGTCATCGGCACGCTCATCCTCGCGTTCGGCTGGTACGGCTTCAACGTCGGCACGCAGGCCACCGTCCTCACGGGCGAGGGCGCGTTCAACGGCGAGGCGCTCGGTCGCGTCGCGCTGAACACCACGCTGGCGATGGGCGCCGGCATGGTCGCCTCCACGCTCGTCACCACGTTCTGGGAGGGCAAGCCGGACCCGCTGTTCGCGGCCAACGGCCTGCTCGCCGGTCTCGTGGCCATCACGGGCGCGTGTGTCCACGTCTCGTGGCCCGGCGCGCTCGTCATCGGCATCGTCGGCGGCGCGCAGACCCCGCTGGTCTACCGCTGGGTCGTCGACAACCTGAAGATCGACGACGTGTGTGGCGTCTTCGCCGTCCACGGCAGCGCGGGGTTCATCGGCACGATGCTCATCCCGTTCTTCGACGTGGCCGGCTTCTCGCTGAACCAGCTGCTCATGCAGGTCGCGGGCACGCTCGTCGTCGGCACGTGGACGGTCCTCGTGACGATGGTCGTCCTCGGCGTCATCGGGGCGACCATCGGCCTGCGCGTCTCCGAGGAGGAGGAGGAACTCGGGCTGGACCGTGGCGAACACGGCCTCGACACGTACCCCGAGTTCACGGCGGGCGACGAACCCGGCGCGCTGGCGGACGGTGGTGTCCGTGTGGAGACCGACGGTGGCGTGACCACGGCGTTCACGCACTTCGGTGACGCGGCCGACGACGAGGAGGTGGACGAATGA
- a CDS encoding sensor histidine kinase, with translation MAGESGSAFSEEMVEAVGVGVAIYGGDGRYRYVNDAYADLLGTDREALVGRALWDVNPSLERERFADYWASFADGETRTAETEHEFAGTCVPVTTVTTRRSIDGTPYHFGTIRDITERRARERELERQNERLDSFAGIVSHDLRNPLGVAKAYLDIAREERESAELDMVGSALDRMEILVGDLLTLARKGVAVEDPEPVSLRGVATAAWRSVDTGEAAFEATTDRLLLASESRLQQLLENLYRNAVEHGSADGSLTVRVGPLEAGADAGAGFYVADDGPGIPAEDRDAVFAAGETTHEDGTGFGLAIVKGIAEAHGWTVELTESAAGGARFEFTGVAFEG, from the coding sequence ATGGCAGGGGAGAGCGGCTCCGCCTTCTCCGAGGAGATGGTGGAGGCGGTGGGCGTCGGGGTGGCTATCTACGGGGGCGACGGGCGCTACCGGTACGTGAACGACGCGTACGCGGACCTGCTCGGGACCGACCGCGAGGCGCTGGTCGGCCGGGCGCTCTGGGACGTGAACCCGTCGCTGGAGCGCGAGCGGTTCGCGGACTACTGGGCGTCGTTCGCGGACGGCGAGACCCGGACCGCGGAGACCGAACACGAGTTCGCGGGGACGTGCGTCCCCGTCACCACGGTGACGACCCGGCGGTCCATCGACGGGACGCCGTACCACTTCGGTACCATCCGCGACATCACCGAGCGGCGAGCGCGCGAGCGCGAACTCGAGCGGCAGAACGAGCGACTCGACTCGTTCGCGGGGATCGTCAGCCACGACCTGCGCAACCCGCTCGGCGTGGCGAAGGCGTACCTCGATATCGCGCGCGAGGAGCGCGAGTCGGCCGAACTCGACATGGTCGGGAGCGCGCTCGACCGGATGGAGATACTCGTCGGGGACCTGCTGACCCTCGCGCGGAAGGGGGTCGCCGTCGAGGACCCGGAGCCGGTGTCGCTCCGCGGGGTGGCGACGGCCGCGTGGCGGAGCGTCGACACGGGCGAGGCGGCGTTCGAGGCGACGACCGACCGGCTCCTGCTCGCCAGCGAGAGCCGTCTCCAGCAACTGCTGGAGAACCTCTACCGGAACGCTGTCGAGCACGGCTCTGCGGACGGTTCGCTCACCGTCCGCGTCGGGCCGCTGGAGGCGGGAGCCGACGCGGGTGCGGGCTTCTACGTCGCCGACGACGGCCCCGGCATCCCGGCCGAAGACCGCGACGCCGTGTTCGCCGCCGGCGAGACCACCCACGAGGACGGCACCGGCTTCGGCCTCGCCATCGTGAAGGGTATCGCCGAGGCCCACGGCTGGACGGTCGAACTCACAGAGTCGGCCGCCGGCGGTGCCCGCTTCGAGTTCACGGGCGTCGCGTTCGAGGGCTGA
- the hemB gene encoding porphobilinogen synthase encodes MSDHDLTDRPRRLRRDGVRGLVSETEVRASDLMAPVFVDATADERVPIDSMPGHERVPVSEAVARVREILDTGVEAVMLFGIPESKDEVGSRAWAPDGVVQRATRAVTEETDAYVVTDVCFCEYTDHGHCGVLEPGAEAGEGLTVDNDPTLENLARTAVSHAEAGADMVAPSSMTDGMVGAIREGLDASGFDDVPVMSYAAKYQSAFYGPFRDAADGAPAFGDRRHYQMDPANAREAMREVRLDVEQGADVLMVKPALPYLDIVRAVREEFDHPVAAYNVSGEYAMLHAAAEKGWLDLEETAYESLLSIKRAGADLIMTYWAETVADRL; translated from the coding sequence ATGAGCGACCACGACCTCACGGACCGCCCGCGGCGCCTGCGGCGGGACGGGGTCCGCGGCCTCGTCAGCGAGACCGAGGTCCGGGCAAGCGACCTGATGGCCCCGGTGTTCGTCGACGCCACGGCCGACGAACGGGTCCCCATCGACTCGATGCCGGGCCACGAACGGGTCCCCGTCTCCGAGGCCGTCGCCCGCGTGCGAGAGATACTCGACACCGGCGTCGAGGCGGTGATGCTGTTCGGCATCCCCGAGTCGAAAGACGAGGTCGGGAGCCGTGCGTGGGCCCCCGACGGTGTCGTCCAGCGGGCAACCCGCGCGGTGACCGAGGAGACCGACGCCTACGTCGTCACGGACGTCTGCTTCTGTGAGTACACCGACCACGGCCACTGCGGGGTGCTCGAACCCGGCGCCGAGGCCGGCGAGGGGCTCACCGTCGACAACGACCCCACCCTCGAGAACCTCGCCCGGACCGCCGTCTCGCACGCGGAGGCCGGCGCGGACATGGTGGCCCCCTCCTCGATGACCGACGGGATGGTGGGTGCCATCCGCGAGGGACTCGACGCGTCGGGGTTCGACGACGTGCCGGTGATGAGCTACGCCGCGAAGTACCAGTCGGCGTTCTACGGCCCGTTCCGCGACGCCGCGGACGGTGCACCGGCGTTCGGGGACCGCCGACACTACCAGATGGACCCCGCGAACGCCCGCGAGGCCATGCGCGAGGTGCGGCTCGACGTGGAACAGGGGGCGGACGTCCTGATGGTCAAGCCCGCGCTCCCGTACCTCGACATCGTGCGAGCGGTGCGCGAGGAGTTCGACCACCCCGTCGCGGCCTACAACGTCAGCGGCGAGTACGCGATGCTCCACGCCGCCGCCGAGAAGGGGTGGCTCGACCTGGAGGAGACGGCCTACGAGTCGCTGCTCTCCATCAAGCGGGCGGGGGCGGACCTCATCATGACCTACTGGGCGGAGACGGTCGCCGACCGGCTCTGA
- a CDS encoding DedA family protein, producing MAEATATSSPLRAFLRDYGVFLVVGVVLLAAGIAVGLFVFGDTELARSLIDRYGLYALFCILVLEGAMLLYFAPSEALVPAGVALLAETTSEVAAVILVAVAGATVGQFLLFSFAKRAGREYLLERPWFRVDESRLERFDRWFDRWGPVVVPVSNALLFTRGMLTVPAGFAEMRDWQFVVLSAFGSLVFQTWLALAALGLLGRL from the coding sequence ATGGCAGAGGCCACCGCCACGTCCTCCCCGCTCCGCGCGTTCCTGCGGGACTACGGCGTCTTCCTCGTGGTCGGCGTGGTACTCCTCGCGGCCGGCATCGCTGTCGGCCTGTTCGTCTTCGGCGACACTGAACTCGCCCGGTCGCTCATCGACCGCTACGGCCTGTACGCGCTGTTCTGCATCCTCGTCCTCGAGGGGGCGATGCTGCTCTACTTCGCGCCGAGCGAGGCGCTGGTCCCCGCCGGGGTGGCGCTCCTCGCCGAGACGACGTCGGAGGTGGCCGCCGTGATACTCGTCGCCGTCGCGGGCGCGACGGTGGGACAGTTCCTCCTGTTCTCGTTCGCCAAGCGCGCGGGCCGGGAGTACCTCCTCGAACGGCCGTGGTTCCGGGTCGACGAGTCCCGACTGGAGCGGTTCGACCGGTGGTTCGACCGCTGGGGGCCGGTCGTCGTCCCCGTCTCGAACGCCCTGCTGTTCACCCGCGGGATGCTGACGGTGCCGGCGGGGTTCGCCGAGATGCGTGACTGGCAGTTCGTCGTCCTCTCGGCGTTCGGGTCGCTCGTCTTCCAGACGTGGCTGGCGCTGGCGGCGCTCGGTCTGCTGGGGCGGCTCTGA
- a CDS encoding GNAT family N-acetyltransferase codes for MPGLVFLHTDDDAVALRTVEEEDLPFLQRNWNDPDVRRLLRSPTPRNGKQTDEAFEEWLSDDDSVNLLVSDESDGGDDPEPVGTVSLFRIDEQAGVGTLACWITPDAHGEGYATLATEAMVAHAFEERRLHKVVGEAYAHNAASRRVLEKVGLREEGVLRDEKFVDGDHVDVHRYGLLADEWA; via the coding sequence ATGCCCGGTCTAGTCTTCCTGCACACGGACGACGACGCCGTCGCCCTCCGGACCGTCGAGGAGGAGGACCTGCCGTTCCTCCAGCGCAACTGGAACGACCCGGACGTGCGGCGACTGCTCCGGTCGCCCACGCCCCGTAACGGGAAACAGACCGACGAGGCGTTCGAGGAGTGGCTCAGCGACGACGACAGCGTGAACCTCCTCGTCAGCGACGAGTCCGACGGTGGCGACGACCCCGAGCCGGTGGGGACGGTGTCGCTGTTCCGCATCGACGAGCAGGCCGGCGTCGGCACGCTCGCCTGCTGGATCACGCCCGACGCCCACGGCGAGGGGTACGCCACGCTCGCCACGGAAGCGATGGTCGCCCACGCGTTCGAGGAACGGCGGCTCCACAAGGTGGTCGGCGAGGCCTACGCGCACAACGCGGCCTCCCGGCGGGTGCTGGAGAAGGTGGGGCTGCGCGAGGAGGGGGTCCTCCGCGACGAGAAGTTCGTCGACGGTGACCACGTCGACGTCCATCGGTACGGCCTGCTCGCGGACGAGTGGGCCTGA
- a CDS encoding DUF502 domain-containing protein, producing MLPNSWKRDIASGLVVLVPILLTAYVVAFVFQALAQIPFLQDAFPGLEAYQVAVARVVIILVIFALLVLSVGYLMRTTLGDVFENALDGVMNRLPGLRIVYNASKMAVETALSGTDDLQTPVKLETWNGMRMTAFKTGKSTDDGRDVLFLPTAPNITTGFVVEVEPDDYHETEETVEDALTRVLSAGFGESRENRGIAIDVVEEMNGGSDGDGDGGETGPSDPAPARNDD from the coding sequence ATGCTCCCCAACTCCTGGAAACGAGACATCGCCAGCGGTCTCGTCGTGCTGGTGCCCATCCTCCTCACCGCCTACGTCGTCGCCTTCGTGTTCCAGGCACTGGCACAGATCCCGTTCCTGCAGGACGCCTTCCCCGGCCTGGAGGCCTACCAGGTCGCCGTCGCCCGCGTCGTCATCATCCTCGTCATCTTCGCCCTCCTCGTCCTCTCGGTGGGCTACCTGATGCGGACGACGCTGGGCGACGTCTTCGAGAACGCGCTCGACGGCGTGATGAACCGCCTCCCGGGCCTCCGTATCGTCTACAACGCCTCGAAGATGGCCGTCGAGACGGCCCTCTCGGGCACCGACGACCTCCAGACACCCGTGAAACTCGAGACGTGGAACGGGATGCGGATGACCGCGTTCAAGACCGGCAAGTCGACCGACGACGGCCGGGACGTCCTGTTCCTGCCCACCGCTCCGAACATCACCACCGGGTTCGTCGTCGAGGTGGAACCCGACGACTACCACGAGACCGAGGAGACCGTCGAGGACGCGCTGACCCGCGTGCTCTCGGCTGGCTTCGGCGAGTCACGCGAGAACCGTGGCATCGCCATCGACGTCGTGGAGGAGATGAACGGGGGCAGTGACGGCGACGGTGACGGCGGGGAGACGGGTCCGAGCGACCCGGCGCCGGCCCGGAACGACGACTGA